The Acidobacteriota bacterium genome includes a window with the following:
- a CDS encoding TonB family protein codes for MKKILIIDYDQSSLAALQSVFSGQGYQVVTAADGQSGWDKYNKESPDLVLMEAMLPKIHGFELCQRITSERNSQATVFIMTGVYKDRVYRTEALRTYGAAEYFEKPLKMAELVASVEAVIGKPEPRPAEEPQAAAGPVPPRRSEPRRRERSRDDDAIFALPEDLDRLSREIPKVRKPGSAPAPAHRETADDDARLDALTDNLLKSVLVEQTPPAKTVVPKPAGGNGNGNGKGSADIDNFLKSALAGLDLTKEKVKVPKTAPLPPAPVKSDPAPTPPPAPAVQAKPRPMTPPAPPVEPKPRPTPQRPTPPPPAPKPAASVFAPAKTDMKNTLTPGDPGSDVSPFFVPEKTKPEPAAEKPRAPLPERKSAPVSEPVRREAILPEAPRREPARPAPLNPEPVSPEPQKREAEAIAAADIFGGMAEETVKKGFPKAVAVAIGVVAVAAVGFILLRPKHQAPAPDANQAAQQAVNPPGLAAQPVETAPAPEAKPAPVKPKAQPKAKPAAAEPAGAEAILPAETNPAALPPLAAPPDKGTASGQPGPGSDQAAADAAAAKTTEPGAPAADTAANPAQGAPAGAGAAPETAAPSPAPVSEGALVPLGSVTEPPKLVKSANPVYPAAAQRLGFGGSITVNALIDEKGNVIDTGILKGLQDDNGLGKAAETAVKKWRFQPARVNGVAVKVWKPFVIVFKPEANPARSMA; via the coding sequence ATGAAAAAGATCCTCATCATCGATTATGACCAGAGCTCGCTGGCCGCCCTGCAGTCGGTCTTTTCGGGGCAGGGCTACCAGGTCGTCACCGCGGCCGACGGGCAGTCCGGCTGGGACAAGTACAACAAGGAGTCCCCGGACCTCGTGCTGATGGAGGCCATGCTGCCCAAGATCCACGGCTTCGAGCTCTGCCAGAGGATCACGTCCGAACGAAATTCCCAGGCCACGGTCTTCATCATGACCGGGGTCTACAAGGACCGGGTTTACAGGACCGAGGCCCTCCGGACCTACGGCGCCGCCGAGTACTTCGAGAAGCCGCTCAAGATGGCCGAGCTTGTGGCCTCGGTCGAGGCCGTCATCGGCAAGCCCGAGCCCAGGCCGGCCGAGGAGCCGCAGGCCGCGGCCGGGCCGGTCCCGCCGCGCCGGTCCGAGCCCCGCCGGCGCGAAAGATCCAGGGACGACGACGCTATCTTCGCCTTGCCGGAGGACCTCGACCGCCTGAGCCGGGAGATCCCCAAGGTCCGCAAGCCGGGCTCCGCGCCGGCGCCGGCGCATCGCGAAACTGCCGACGACGACGCGCGCCTCGACGCCCTGACCGACAACCTTCTCAAGAGCGTCCTTGTCGAGCAGACGCCTCCGGCCAAGACGGTCGTCCCCAAGCCCGCCGGCGGGAACGGCAACGGGAACGGCAAGGGGAGCGCCGATATCGACAACTTCCTGAAGTCCGCCCTGGCCGGCCTCGACCTGACCAAGGAAAAGGTCAAGGTCCCCAAGACGGCGCCACTGCCGCCGGCCCCAGTCAAGTCCGATCCCGCGCCCACGCCGCCCCCGGCTCCGGCCGTCCAGGCGAAGCCCCGGCCGATGACGCCGCCGGCTCCCCCGGTCGAGCCGAAGCCCAGGCCGACGCCCCAGCGGCCGACGCCGCCGCCTCCGGCGCCGAAGCCGGCCGCGTCCGTGTTCGCGCCGGCCAAGACCGACATGAAGAACACCCTGACCCCGGGCGATCCCGGGTCGGACGTCTCGCCCTTCTTCGTTCCCGAAAAGACGAAGCCCGAGCCCGCCGCCGAAAAGCCCAGGGCCCCGCTCCCGGAGAGGAAATCCGCGCCGGTGTCGGAGCCTGTCCGGCGGGAGGCCATCCTGCCGGAGGCCCCGCGGCGCGAGCCGGCGCGGCCCGCGCCCCTCAATCCCGAGCCCGTCAGCCCCGAGCCGCAGAAGCGGGAAGCGGAAGCGATCGCGGCGGCCGACATCTTCGGGGGAATGGCCGAAGAGACCGTGAAGAAGGGCTTCCCGAAGGCCGTGGCCGTCGCCATCGGCGTCGTGGCCGTGGCGGCCGTCGGGTTCATCCTCCTGCGGCCGAAGCACCAGGCCCCGGCCCCGGACGCGAACCAGGCCGCCCAACAGGCCGTGAATCCGCCGGGCCTCGCGGCCCAGCCGGTCGAAACGGCCCCGGCCCCCGAGGCCAAGCCCGCCCCGGTCAAGCCGAAGGCCCAGCCCAAGGCCAAGCCTGCCGCGGCCGAGCCCGCCGGCGCCGAGGCCATCCTGCCGGCCGAGACCAACCCGGCCGCCCTGCCGCCGCTCGCTGCGCCCCCCGATAAGGGAACGGCGTCCGGCCAGCCGGGCCCCGGCTCGGACCAGGCGGCGGCCGACGCCGCGGCGGCGAAGACGACGGAACCCGGCGCGCCGGCCGCGGACACGGCGGCCAACCCGGCCCAGGGAGCGCCGGCCGGCGCCGGGGCCGCGCCCGAGACGGCCGCCCCCTCCCCCGCCCCGGTCAGCGAGGGCGCACTCGTCCCGCTCGGATCGGTCACCGAGCCGCCGAAGCTCGTCAAGTCGGCCAACCCGGTCTATCCGGCCGCGGCCCAGCGCCTCGGTTTCGGCGGATCGATCACCGTCAACGCCCTGATCGATGAGAAGGGCAACGTCATCGACACGGGCATCCTCAAGGGCCTGCAGGACGACAACGGCCTCGGCAAGGCCGCCGAGACGGCCGTGAAGAAGTGGAGGTTCCAGCCGGCGCGCGTCAACGGCGTCGCCGTCAAGGTCTGGAAACCGTTCGTCATCGTGTTCAAGCCGGAAGCCAACCCGGCCAGGAGCATGGCTTAA
- a CDS encoding LysE family transporter, with amino-acid sequence MFIILGISFGLLASVPLGPINLFVASQALKRDIRHGIIAGLTAAVLDGIFCFVALAGLFTIKLNLPPYAMSVFKAVAAVVLLLLGLKLIRDSRTFELPEDRDHVPPPSPKAILGVVLLYVSNPSLYVYWIFVAGVVTGHNLLGTNLVRYGTWTAVCFAIVVALTSFAWYFGLVRVVGYHQRRINQRTFRWILYYLGLALIAFAAYTVVRIFV; translated from the coding sequence ATGTTCATCATTCTAGGGATCTCCTTCGGGCTCCTGGCCTCGGTGCCCCTCGGGCCGATCAATCTCTTCGTCGCCTCCCAGGCCCTCAAACGCGACATCCGTCACGGCATCATCGCCGGGCTGACCGCGGCCGTCCTCGACGGCATCTTCTGCTTCGTCGCCCTGGCCGGCCTCTTCACGATCAAGCTGAACCTGCCGCCCTACGCCATGTCCGTCTTCAAGGCCGTCGCGGCGGTCGTCCTCCTGCTGCTGGGCCTCAAGCTCATCAGGGATTCCCGGACGTTCGAGCTGCCCGAGGACCGCGACCACGTCCCGCCGCCTTCGCCCAAGGCCATCCTGGGCGTCGTCCTCCTCTACGTCAGCAATCCGAGCCTCTACGTCTACTGGATCTTCGTGGCCGGCGTCGTCACCGGGCACAACCTCCTCGGGACGAACCTCGTCCGCTACGGCACGTGGACGGCCGTCTGCTTCGCCATCGTGGTCGCGCTGACCTCGTTCGCCTGGTACTTCGGCCTGGTCCGCGTCGTCGGCTATCATCAGAGGCGCATCAACCAGCGGACGTTCCGCTGGATCCTCTACTACCTTGGCCTGGCGCTGATCGCTTTCGCCGCCTACACGGTGGTCCGCATCTTCGTCTGA
- a CDS encoding uroporphyrinogen decarboxylase family protein gives MTKRERVERAFAFEPVDKIPFVPAVYEHKARLVGRSPSEICRSADLLLEALERELEVYDPDVLTVGVDVYNVEAEAVGCEVRYFGPAPDVPAVARPVLMGPDGIGRLRRPDPGRDGRMPLFVGVAARLAREKGRDLVVRGAVTGPFSLACALAGTEELLVATVEAPGFVRELLAFASAVSVDLGRAFLEKGVEPVLFDSKASPAAASPRVFREFVRPAYRDLVVPALRAAGARMLPLIIGGDTTPVLEDLIATGAGQILCDAGADLGRFLRRCGEERLALRASVDARLVHAGGPDRVREEARGLLLKLGGRPGVLFGCGVVAYDADPRNVIALREARDELARS, from the coding sequence ATGACCAAGCGCGAGCGGGTCGAGAGGGCCTTCGCCTTCGAGCCGGTCGACAAGATCCCCTTCGTCCCGGCCGTCTACGAGCACAAGGCCCGTCTGGTCGGCCGGTCGCCCTCCGAAATCTGCCGCAGCGCCGACCTCCTCCTCGAGGCCCTGGAGAGGGAGCTCGAGGTCTACGACCCCGACGTCCTCACGGTCGGCGTCGACGTCTACAACGTCGAGGCCGAGGCCGTCGGCTGCGAGGTCCGCTATTTCGGGCCGGCGCCCGACGTCCCGGCCGTGGCCCGGCCCGTCCTCATGGGGCCGGACGGGATCGGCCGGCTGCGGCGGCCCGACCCCGGACGAGACGGCCGGATGCCCCTGTTCGTCGGCGTCGCCGCCCGGCTGGCCCGGGAGAAGGGGCGCGATCTCGTCGTCCGGGGCGCGGTGACCGGGCCCTTCTCCCTGGCCTGCGCCCTGGCCGGGACCGAGGAGCTGCTCGTCGCCACCGTCGAAGCCCCGGGCTTCGTGCGCGAGCTGCTGGCCTTCGCCTCGGCCGTCAGCGTCGATCTCGGCCGGGCCTTTCTGGAGAAGGGCGTCGAGCCGGTCCTGTTCGACTCCAAGGCTTCGCCAGCCGCGGCTTCGCCCCGCGTCTTCCGGGAGTTCGTCCGGCCTGCGTACCGCGACCTGGTCGTCCCGGCCCTGCGCGCGGCCGGGGCCCGGATGCTGCCCCTGATAATCGGCGGCGACACGACGCCCGTCCTCGAGGACCTGATCGCGACCGGCGCAGGCCAGATCCTGTGCGACGCGGGGGCCGACCTCGGCCGGTTCCTCCGGAGATGCGGAGAGGAAAGGCTGGCCCTGCGGGCCAGCGTGGACGCCCGCCTCGTTCATGCCGGCGGGCCGGACCGCGTCCGGGAGGAAGCCCGGGGACTGCTCCTGAAGCTCGGGGGCAGGCCCGGCGTGCTCTTTGGCTGCGGCGTCGTGGCCTACGACGCCGATCCGCGGAACGTCATCGCCCTCCGGGAAGCCCGCGACGAGCTGGCCCGGTCCTAG
- a CDS encoding carbohydrate kinase family protein, which translates to MVLVSGIALVDMIGSGLDRLARPGELVFCSVRPSIGGHACNVSADLVRLGLPPSRLRAVFPAGRDVFGEYLAGELRGRGLGVEPVLTRRAPTSLDLILVARGEDRRYHADPGANGEMTAGPVLELLERHRPLVYYAGGVGLLGRFDAALPRVLRRARSMGALTFVDVVSPYRKTWAFLRPALPWTDVFHCNADEARAFVGGSDPVRAAARIRRLGAKNVLVTLGGEGSIAAVSGALLRLPAFKVRIVDPTGAGDAFSAGVILKLHRRLEGPGARGRDLPAAEWKDILLYASACGAVCATGVGTTTAVDAGKVEALIARQGGRVARAASVSAPPAPRTGPARRGLPGGR; encoded by the coding sequence GTGGTCCTGGTCAGCGGCATCGCCCTCGTCGACATGATCGGCAGCGGGCTCGACCGGCTGGCCCGGCCTGGCGAGCTCGTCTTCTGCTCGGTCCGGCCGTCGATCGGCGGCCACGCCTGCAACGTCTCCGCCGACCTCGTCCGCCTGGGCCTGCCCCCGTCCCGCCTCCGGGCGGTCTTCCCGGCCGGGCGGGACGTCTTCGGCGAGTACCTGGCCGGCGAGCTCCGCGGCCGGGGGCTCGGCGTCGAGCCCGTGCTGACCCGCCGGGCCCCGACCTCGCTCGACCTCATCCTGGTGGCCCGCGGCGAGGACCGCCGCTACCATGCCGATCCTGGCGCGAACGGTGAGATGACCGCCGGGCCGGTCCTGGAGCTCCTCGAGCGCCACCGGCCGCTCGTCTATTATGCCGGCGGCGTCGGGCTCCTGGGCCGCTTCGACGCCGCCCTCCCCAGGGTCCTGCGGCGGGCCAGGAGCATGGGCGCCCTGACCTTCGTCGATGTCGTCAGCCCGTACCGGAAGACCTGGGCTTTCCTGCGCCCGGCCCTGCCGTGGACGGACGTCTTCCACTGCAACGCCGACGAGGCCCGCGCCTTCGTCGGAGGATCCGACCCGGTCCGGGCCGCGGCCCGGATCCGCCGCCTGGGCGCGAAGAACGTCCTGGTGACGCTCGGCGGGGAGGGATCGATAGCGGCCGTGAGCGGCGCGCTCCTGCGCCTGCCCGCGTTCAAGGTCCGGATCGTCGACCCCACCGGCGCCGGCGACGCGTTCTCGGCCGGCGTCATCCTGAAGCTCCACCGTCGGCTCGAAGGCCCTGGCGCGCGGGGCCGCGACCTTCCGGCGGCGGAGTGGAAGGACATCCTGCTCTACGCCTCGGCCTGCGGCGCCGTCTGCGCGACCGGGGTCGGGACGACGACGGCCGTCGACGCCGGCAAGGTCGAGGCCCTGATCGCCAGGCAGGGAGGGCGGGTGGCCCGGGCGGCGTCGGTCTCGGCCCCGCCGGCGCCTAGGACCGGGCCAGCTCGTCGCGGGCTTCCCGGAGGGCGATGA
- a CDS encoding aldo/keto reductase codes for MTNKLNRRDFLSRSLAGGAVALLGGAGKPGRPPAAAAADPAPAAADKPLITRALGKTGLVLPVVNMGVMNADNPELVRRAYELGLRHFDTAAGYWRGKNEEMVGTVLGELNARSQSIIATKANIPPAQRRSLPAADLKAAFIKTFEGSLRRVKTDYVDILYIHDVSLVDDIRRPGFLEAFQELKDQKKVRFAGFSTHQNMAACLEEAAAFGFYDVLLVAYNYAMHDYDRLTRALQAASAKGIGLVAMKTQCMQAWYREELPAELQPFYSGSISQTAVLKWALRNEAITCAVPGFTTFAQLEEDVSVARDPTLTDAEKAFLAGRGVRLAQARCVQCGDCAGTCPSGVDTPALMRAHMYLHYPNVFQAREAIASLPAGRGLDACASCETCVARCRGRVDIGRRVGQLKLHFA; via the coding sequence ATGACGAACAAGCTCAACCGCAGGGACTTCCTCTCCAGGTCCTTGGCCGGGGGGGCCGTGGCGCTGCTGGGAGGCGCCGGCAAGCCGGGCCGCCCGCCCGCCGCCGCGGCGGCCGATCCCGCTCCCGCCGCCGCGGACAAGCCCCTCATCACCCGGGCGCTCGGCAAGACGGGCCTCGTTCTCCCGGTCGTCAACATGGGGGTGATGAACGCCGACAACCCCGAGCTCGTCCGCCGCGCCTATGAACTGGGCCTGCGCCACTTCGACACGGCCGCCGGCTACTGGCGCGGCAAGAACGAGGAGATGGTCGGCACGGTCCTGGGCGAGCTCAACGCCCGGTCCCAGTCGATCATCGCCACCAAGGCCAACATCCCGCCCGCCCAGCGCCGGTCCCTCCCGGCGGCCGACCTCAAGGCCGCCTTCATCAAGACCTTCGAGGGCAGCCTGCGGCGCGTCAAGACCGATTATGTCGACATCCTCTATATACACGACGTCAGCCTGGTCGACGATATCCGCCGGCCCGGGTTCCTGGAGGCCTTCCAGGAGCTGAAGGACCAGAAGAAGGTCCGCTTCGCCGGTTTCTCCACCCATCAGAACATGGCGGCCTGTCTCGAGGAGGCGGCGGCCTTCGGCTTCTACGACGTCCTGCTCGTCGCCTACAACTACGCCATGCACGACTACGACCGGCTGACGCGGGCCCTCCAGGCAGCCTCGGCCAAGGGCATCGGCCTCGTGGCCATGAAGACCCAGTGCATGCAGGCCTGGTACAGGGAGGAGCTGCCGGCCGAGCTCCAGCCCTTCTACAGCGGATCGATCAGCCAGACGGCCGTGCTCAAGTGGGCCCTCCGCAACGAGGCCATCACCTGCGCCGTGCCCGGCTTCACGACCTTCGCCCAGCTCGAGGAGGACGTCTCCGTGGCCCGCGACCCGACCCTGACCGACGCGGAGAAGGCCTTCCTGGCCGGCCGGGGCGTCCGGCTGGCCCAGGCCCGCTGCGTCCAGTGCGGCGATTGCGCCGGCACCTGCCCGTCCGGCGTGGACACCCCGGCGCTGATGCGGGCCCACATGTACCTGCATTATCCCAACGTCTTCCAGGCCCGCGAGGCCATCGCCAGCCTGCCGGCCGGCCGGGGCCTCGACGCCTGCGCCTCGTGCGAGACCTGCGTCGCCCGGTGCCGCGGCCGCGTCGATATCGGCCGGCGCGTCGGCCAGCTCAAGCTCCACTTCGCCTAG
- a CDS encoding glycoside hydrolase family 38 C-terminal domain-containing protein, whose product MPARKIHLVANAHLDPVWLWEWQEGAGEALSTFRQAAEFCEKRRGFVFCHNEAVLYAWVEENEPALFRRIRRLVREGKWHVMGGWHIQPDCNMPSGESFVRQALSGRRYFKAKLGVEPRTAVNLDPFGHTRGLVQILAKSGYASYLCCRPGNRECPLPSDEFVWVGYDGSEVLANRASAHYCSVGGQERARLEKWLADNPGDEPVIHLWGIGNHGGGPSRKDLDDLAALAAERPDLELVHSTPDAYFEELEGRRAALPRREKDLNPWAVGCYTSMARIKQGHRRLENELFSAEKMITTAWLQGLMPYPQDDLEAARRDLAFVQFHDILPGSAVPSGEEGALRTIGHGLETLARLKARAFFALAAGEAGTAKDEIPVFAFNPQAYPVRALVECEIEPWEPNFGKTPWNPRIYARGKALPAQAEKEESNLSVEWRKRVVFEAELAPGRLNRFSCRLEKPPDRPEARTKASSGAVKVATSDLEAVINAGTGLLDAFIAGGRDLLEPGAFRPLVIRDNADPWGMKVRGFRNVAGAFAPASPEEAARFSGLREGGLEPVRVIEDGEVRTVVEAIFAYGSSRMAVHYKIPKRGAEIEIAIRVFWAERDAMLKLGLTPRLRAARFLGQVAYGADELPSNGDEAVAQKWLALVSEADDAALSVVNDGTYGSDWDGRELRLSLMRSPAYAADTWEDKLAVARDRFVPRQDTGERTFRFWLNGGPLAGRMEAVDREALAHNEAPYVLAYCPPGGGKTAAAGIVVEGAAVEVAAFKKAEDGRDVVIRLFEPTGRPRRAVVKLPALGARTAVRLGAFEIKTLRFNRRTKTFAETDLLERARAKG is encoded by the coding sequence ATGCCCGCCCGGAAGATCCATCTCGTCGCCAACGCCCATCTCGACCCGGTCTGGCTCTGGGAATGGCAGGAGGGCGCCGGCGAAGCGCTGTCCACATTCCGCCAGGCGGCGGAGTTCTGCGAGAAGCGCCGCGGCTTCGTCTTCTGCCACAACGAGGCCGTCCTCTACGCCTGGGTCGAGGAGAACGAGCCGGCCCTGTTCCGCCGGATCCGCCGTCTGGTCCGCGAGGGGAAGTGGCACGTCATGGGCGGCTGGCACATCCAGCCCGACTGCAACATGCCGAGCGGCGAATCGTTCGTCCGCCAGGCCCTCTCGGGCCGGCGCTATTTCAAGGCCAAGCTCGGGGTCGAGCCGCGGACGGCGGTCAACCTCGACCCGTTCGGCCACACCCGGGGCTTGGTGCAGATCCTGGCCAAGAGCGGCTACGCCAGCTACCTCTGCTGCCGGCCCGGCAACCGGGAGTGTCCGCTCCCGAGCGACGAGTTCGTCTGGGTCGGCTACGACGGCTCCGAGGTCCTGGCCAACCGGGCCTCGGCCCATTACTGCTCGGTCGGCGGCCAGGAGCGGGCCCGCCTGGAAAAATGGCTGGCGGACAATCCCGGGGACGAACCCGTCATCCATCTCTGGGGCATCGGCAACCACGGCGGCGGGCCGTCCCGCAAGGACCTCGACGACCTGGCCGCGCTGGCGGCGGAGAGGCCGGACCTCGAGCTCGTCCATTCGACGCCCGACGCCTATTTCGAGGAGCTGGAAGGGCGGCGGGCGGCGCTGCCGCGCCGGGAGAAGGACCTCAATCCCTGGGCCGTCGGCTGCTACACCTCGATGGCCCGGATCAAGCAGGGCCACCGGCGCCTCGAGAACGAGCTTTTCTCGGCGGAGAAGATGATCACGACGGCCTGGCTCCAGGGGCTCATGCCCTACCCCCAGGACGACCTCGAAGCGGCCAGGCGCGACCTGGCCTTCGTCCAGTTCCACGACATCCTGCCCGGATCGGCCGTCCCGTCCGGCGAGGAAGGGGCCCTGCGGACGATCGGCCACGGCCTCGAGACGCTGGCCCGGCTCAAGGCCAGGGCCTTCTTCGCCCTGGCGGCCGGCGAGGCCGGGACGGCCAAGGACGAGATCCCGGTCTTCGCCTTCAATCCCCAGGCCTACCCCGTGCGCGCCCTGGTCGAGTGCGAGATCGAGCCCTGGGAGCCGAACTTCGGCAAGACGCCCTGGAACCCGCGGATCTACGCCCGCGGCAAGGCCCTGCCCGCCCAGGCCGAAAAGGAAGAGAGCAACCTCAGCGTGGAGTGGCGCAAGCGGGTCGTCTTCGAGGCCGAGCTCGCTCCCGGCCGGCTCAACCGGTTCTCGTGCCGCCTGGAGAAGCCCCCGGACAGGCCGGAGGCCCGGACGAAGGCGAGCAGCGGCGCCGTCAAGGTCGCGACGTCCGATCTCGAGGCCGTGATCAACGCCGGGACAGGGCTCCTCGACGCCTTCATCGCGGGCGGCCGGGACCTCCTCGAGCCCGGCGCGTTCAGGCCGCTGGTCATCCGCGACAACGCCGACCCGTGGGGCATGAAGGTCCGCGGCTTCCGGAACGTGGCCGGGGCCTTCGCCCCGGCCTCGCCGGAGGAGGCGGCCCGCTTCTCCGGCCTGCGCGAGGGCGGGCTCGAGCCCGTCCGCGTGATCGAGGACGGCGAGGTCCGGACGGTCGTAGAGGCCATCTTCGCCTACGGCTCGTCCAGGATGGCCGTGCACTACAAGATCCCCAAACGGGGCGCGGAGATCGAGATCGCGATCCGGGTCTTCTGGGCCGAGCGCGACGCCATGCTCAAGCTCGGCCTGACGCCGAGACTGCGGGCCGCACGCTTCCTGGGCCAGGTCGCCTACGGCGCCGACGAGCTGCCGTCGAACGGCGACGAGGCCGTGGCCCAGAAATGGCTGGCCCTGGTCTCGGAAGCGGACGACGCCGCGCTGAGCGTCGTCAACGACGGCACCTACGGCTCGGATTGGGACGGCCGTGAGCTGCGCCTGTCCCTGATGCGGTCGCCGGCCTACGCGGCCGACACCTGGGAGGACAAGCTGGCCGTGGCCCGGGACCGGTTCGTCCCGCGCCAGGACACGGGCGAGCGGACCTTCCGGTTCTGGCTCAACGGCGGCCCGCTCGCCGGCCGCATGGAGGCCGTGGACCGCGAGGCCCTGGCACATAACGAGGCGCCCTATGTCCTGGCCTACTGCCCTCCCGGCGGCGGAAAGACGGCGGCCGCGGGGATCGTCGTCGAGGGCGCCGCTGTCGAGGTCGCGGCTTTCAAGAAAGCCGAGGACGGCCGGGACGTCGTCATCCGGCTGTTCGAGCCGACCGGCCGGCCGCGCCGCGCCGTCGTCAAGCTGCCGGCGCTCGGCGCCCGGACGGCCGTCCGACTGGGGGCCTTCGAGATCAAGACGCTCCGCTTCAACCGGCGGACGAAGACGTTCGCCGAAACCGACCTCCTCGAGCGGGCCAGAGCGAAGGGATGA
- a CDS encoding uroporphyrinogen decarboxylase family protein, whose translation MTSKERVAAVLEGRIPDRVPYAEFAVDFDTVERLLGHETFLRAKAKSQIAFWEGRHDEVAQSWLEDHIALQRKLPLDIVTFPTATWELPPPDAPPPPRRIDAATWEDREGRVYKLSEATQDITCVHDPVRDARVFTAAEFEREPEPARRDERSWAILDAVVREFKDEKFIAGPSGGSVGIVLLGGMERGLLELAANPEAVRAATRQMVRRENAADEAFIHPDSDAVLWAEDLGFKTGPLIGPAMFRDFFLEANKERVRRVRDGYGKKVLQHCCGNINLLLDIFVDIGFDAYQSIQPTAGMDLCRLKREVGARMTLWGGVAVEHLVGGAPEDVRADVRRAMDCAKPGGRFILGSSHSVAVGTKYDNFMALLDAHAELCQY comes from the coding sequence ATGACCTCGAAGGAGCGGGTCGCCGCCGTCCTCGAGGGCCGCATCCCCGACCGCGTCCCCTACGCCGAGTTCGCCGTCGACTTCGACACGGTCGAGCGCCTGCTCGGCCACGAGACCTTCCTGCGGGCCAAGGCCAAGTCCCAGATCGCCTTCTGGGAGGGCCGGCACGACGAGGTGGCTCAAAGCTGGCTCGAGGACCACATCGCCCTGCAGAGGAAGCTGCCGCTCGACATCGTCACCTTCCCCACGGCCACCTGGGAGCTGCCGCCGCCCGACGCGCCGCCGCCGCCGCGACGGATCGACGCCGCGACCTGGGAGGACCGCGAGGGCCGCGTCTACAAGCTGTCGGAGGCGACCCAGGACATCACCTGCGTCCACGATCCGGTCCGGGACGCCCGGGTCTTCACGGCGGCCGAGTTCGAACGCGAACCCGAGCCGGCCCGCCGCGACGAGAGGTCGTGGGCCATCCTCGACGCGGTCGTGCGGGAGTTCAAGGACGAGAAGTTCATCGCCGGGCCGTCGGGCGGGTCGGTCGGCATCGTCCTGCTCGGCGGGATGGAGCGCGGCCTGCTCGAGCTCGCGGCCAACCCCGAGGCCGTCCGGGCGGCCACGCGGCAGATGGTGCGGCGCGAGAACGCGGCCGACGAGGCCTTCATCCACCCGGATTCCGACGCCGTGCTCTGGGCCGAGGACCTGGGCTTCAAGACCGGGCCGCTCATCGGGCCGGCCATGTTCCGCGACTTCTTCCTCGAGGCCAACAAGGAGCGGGTCCGCCGCGTCCGGGACGGGTACGGCAAGAAGGTCCTCCAGCACTGCTGCGGCAACATCAACCTGCTCCTGGACATCTTCGTCGACATCGGCTTCGACGCCTACCAATCCATCCAGCCGACGGCCGGCATGGATCTCTGCCGGCTGAAGCGGGAGGTCGGCGCCCGGATGACCCTGTGGGGCGGCGTGGCCGTCGAGCACCTGGTCGGGGGCGCGCCGGAGGACGTCCGGGCCGACGTCCGGCGGGCCATGGACTGCGCCAAGCCCGGCGGCCGGTTCATCCTCGGCTCGAGCCACAGCGTCGCCGTCGGCACGAAGTACGACAATTTCATGGCCCTGCTGGACGCGCACGCCGAACTGTGTCAGTATTAG